In a genomic window of Lysobacterales bacterium:
- a CDS encoding YhbY family RNA-binding protein gives MALDATQIRFLRGLAHDLNPVVMIGQKGMSDGVRIELDDALSRHELVKIRVIAEDRAERDEIIQSLVRDTKSELIQKVGHTATFYRRAKKPTILMPGEKPAKSESAFGARPARDGQRPFRARRDDAGGGYGERPHRPHDPADTRPPRREGGKYAKAPARSGAGGFSKRPPRAQDIVGTAPRRERSFGGRADGPTHRPSRPARDFGDRAARPARDFGDRPARPAGNFADRPKRAYGDRPARPAGGASDRPKRDFGDRPARPAGAFTDRPKRTYGDRPARPAGAASDRPKRDFGDRPARPAGNFADRPKRAYGDRPARPAGGAADRPKRDFGAKPAYKSAKPAYRAATTKPAGKTGSSVYKPLAAKRSKREADED, from the coding sequence GTGGCACTCGACGCAACCCAGATCCGCTTCCTGCGCGGCCTCGCGCACGACCTCAACCCGGTCGTGATGATCGGCCAGAAGGGCATGTCCGACGGCGTGCGCATCGAACTCGACGACGCGCTGTCGCGGCATGAACTGGTGAAGATCCGGGTGATCGCCGAGGATCGCGCCGAGCGCGACGAGATCATCCAGTCGCTGGTGCGCGATACCAAGTCCGAGTTGATCCAGAAGGTCGGGCATACGGCCACGTTCTATCGCCGCGCCAAGAAGCCGACGATCCTGATGCCGGGGGAAAAGCCGGCGAAGAGCGAGTCCGCCTTCGGTGCGCGCCCGGCGCGCGATGGCCAGCGCCCGTTCCGCGCCCGTCGCGATGATGCCGGCGGTGGCTATGGCGAGCGCCCGCATCGCCCGCATGACCCCGCCGATACGCGTCCGCCGCGCCGCGAAGGTGGCAAGTACGCGAAGGCGCCCGCGCGCAGTGGCGCCGGCGGATTCAGCAAGCGCCCACCGCGCGCCCAGGACATCGTCGGCACCGCGCCGCGCCGCGAGCGCAGCTTCGGCGGCCGCGCCGATGGCCCAACCCATCGTCCGTCGCGTCCTGCGCGCGACTTCGGCGATCGCGCGGCACGTCCTGCGCGCGACTTTGGTGACCGTCCCGCACGTCCCGCCGGCAATTTCGCCGACCGGCCCAAGCGCGCCTATGGCGATCGGCCGGCACGCCCGGCGGGCGGTGCGAGCGATCGTCCCAAGCGCGATTTCGGCGACCGTCCCGCACGTCCCGCAGGCGCCTTCACCGACCGACCGAAACGCACCTATGGCGATCGTCCGGCACGTCCCGCGGGTGCTGCGAGCGATCGTCCCAAGCGCGATTTCGGCGACCGTCCCGCACGTCCCGCCGGCAACTTCGCCGACCGACCCAAGCGCGCCTATGGCGATCGCCCGGCGCGTCCGGCGGGCGGCGCAGCCGATCGCCCCAAGCGTGATTTTGGCGCCAAGCCGGCGTACAAATCGGCGAAGCCCGCGTACCGGGCAGCGACGACCAAGCCCGCCGGCAAGACCGGAAGCTCGGTGTACAAGCCGCTCGCTGCCAAGCGCAGCAAGCGCGAGGCTGACGAGGACTAG
- a CDS encoding DUF2442 domain-containing protein gives MAISDNEFDAASRRGEARRAAFPHALSVRFDRRTARVIVELATGVQIGFRAELVEGLAGASASELSAAEISPSGLGLHFPALDADIDLPALLQGVLGSKRWVASEAGKIGGKATTQRKVAAARRNGKLGGRPRKRVA, from the coding sequence ATGGCGATTTCTGACAACGAGTTCGATGCCGCGAGCCGACGCGGCGAAGCGCGGCGCGCAGCATTTCCGCACGCGCTGTCGGTGCGCTTCGATCGGCGCACGGCCCGGGTGATTGTCGAATTGGCCACGGGTGTCCAGATCGGCTTTCGTGCCGAGTTGGTCGAGGGATTGGCGGGCGCGTCTGCGAGCGAACTGTCGGCAGCCGAGATATCGCCGTCGGGGCTTGGGCTGCACTTCCCTGCGCTAGACGCAGACATCGATCTGCCGGCGCTGCTCCAGGGAGTGCTGGGCAGCAAACGCTGGGTTGCCTCCGAGGCCGGCAAGATCGGCGGCAAGGCCACTACCCAACGCAAGGTCGCTGCCGCGCGTCGCAATGGGAAATTAGGTGGGCGGCCGCGGAAGCGCGTCGCTTGA
- a CDS encoding helix-hairpin-helix domain-containing protein has translation MNLIQSLLFALLFAIATPAVSAESVNINTASVEQLTALDGIGEVKARAIVEHREANGRFRSVEQLEDVKGVGPKTVQKNRDRIRIDGAP, from the coding sequence ATGAACCTGATCCAGTCCCTGTTGTTCGCGCTGCTGTTCGCCATCGCCACGCCGGCCGTGTCTGCGGAGTCGGTCAACATCAACACCGCCAGCGTCGAGCAGCTGACCGCGCTCGACGGCATCGGCGAGGTCAAGGCGCGCGCTATCGTCGAGCATCGCGAGGCCAACGGCCGCTTTCGTTCCGTGGAGCAACTGGAAGACGTCAAGGGCGTGGGTCCCAAGACCGTCCAGAAGAACCGCGATCGCATCCGCATCGACGGTGCGCCATAG
- the rlmE gene encoding 23S rRNA (uridine(2552)-2'-O)-methyltransferase RlmE, translated as MRGPESLPESPVTRSKSSQRWLKEHFSDPFVKRAQSEGLRSRAAYKLEELIERDRILAPGMVVVDLGAAPGGWSQMVRRALGRNGDVIALDILDMPSIPGVEFLQGDFREESVLTVFEAMVGGRAVDLVLSDMAPNMSGVESVDQARSMHLCELARDFAEQHLKSGGTFLVKVFQGVGFDDYVRDLRKRYTKVTMRKPKASRARSPEVYALCTGFRSGAAK; from the coding sequence ATGCGCGGCCCTGAATCCCTCCCCGAATCGCCCGTGACGCGCAGCAAGTCCAGTCAGCGCTGGCTCAAGGAACACTTCTCCGATCCGTTCGTGAAACGCGCCCAGTCCGAGGGCCTGCGTTCGCGCGCGGCGTACAAGCTCGAAGAACTGATCGAACGCGACCGCATCCTCGCGCCGGGCATGGTCGTGGTCGATCTTGGCGCCGCGCCCGGCGGTTGGTCGCAGATGGTGCGTCGCGCGCTCGGTCGCAATGGCGACGTGATCGCACTCGACATCCTCGACATGCCCAGCATCCCCGGCGTCGAGTTCCTGCAGGGCGACTTCCGTGAAGAGTCCGTGTTGACCGTGTTCGAGGCGATGGTCGGCGGGCGCGCGGTTGATCTTGTCTTGTCCGACATGGCCCCCAATATGAGCGGCGTGGAGTCGGTCGATCAGGCGCGCTCGATGCATCTGTGCGAACTGGCGCGCGACTTCGCCGAGCAGCATCTCAAGTCCGGTGGCACCTTCCTGGTGAAAGTGTTTCAGGGTGTGGGCTTTGATGATTACGTGCGGGACTTGCGCAAGCGTTACACCAAGGTAACGATGCGCAAGCCGAAGGCCTCGCGGGCACGCAGCCCGGAGGTGTACGCGCTCTGCACCGGATTCCGTTCCGGCGCAGCGAAATGA
- the ftsH gene encoding ATP-dependent zinc metalloprotease FtsH — MNDWAKQLLLWIVIAVVLLSVFQSLSQNTATRGELAYSEFLAEVRNDGVAKVTISEDGSSISGERKGGDKFTTTAPVRDFGMFADLIKHKVEIVQKPVPKENMILGFLLNALPFLLFIGVLFYFMRQMQAGGGGRGAMTFGRSRARLQGEDQVKITFADVAGVDEAKEEVKELVEFLRDPGKFQRLGGRIPRGVLMVGSPGTGKTLLAKAIAGEAKVPFFTISGSDFVEMFVGVGASRVRDMFEQAKKHAPCIIFIDEIDAVGRHRGAGLGGGHDEREQTLNQLLVEMDGFEGNEGIIVIAATNRPDVLDPALLRPGRFDRQVVVNLPDVKGREQIVKVHMRKVPLADDVNPTQIARGTPGFSGADLANLVNEAALFAARENAKNVRMEHFEKAKDKILMGAERKSMVMSEQEKRNTAYHEAGHAIVGRLVPDHDPVYKVTIIPRGRALGLTMYLPEGDRYSYDKVNIESRLCSLYGGRVAEELIFGSEHVTTGASNDIERATKMARNMVTKWGLSTEMGPIAYAEQDEEVFLGRSVTQTKNVSDDTAAKIDEVVRSILDRAYQRTTELLAANLDKLHVMAAALLEYETIDIEQIDAIMEGRKPGPPRDWGKSDDSTPDVPAPGPVAGTPAPQA; from the coding sequence TTGAACGATTGGGCCAAACAACTGCTGCTGTGGATCGTCATCGCGGTCGTGCTGCTTTCCGTGTTTCAGAGCCTCAGCCAGAACACCGCCACGCGCGGTGAGCTGGCGTATTCCGAATTCCTGGCCGAGGTGCGCAACGATGGCGTCGCCAAGGTCACCATTTCCGAAGATGGCAGCAGCATCAGCGGCGAGCGCAAGGGTGGCGACAAGTTCACCACGACCGCCCCGGTGCGCGACTTCGGCATGTTCGCCGACCTGATCAAGCACAAGGTCGAGATCGTGCAGAAGCCGGTGCCGAAGGAGAACATGATTCTCGGGTTCCTGTTGAACGCCTTGCCGTTCCTGCTGTTCATCGGCGTGCTGTTCTATTTCATGCGCCAGATGCAGGCCGGCGGTGGTGGTCGCGGCGCGATGACGTTCGGGCGTTCGCGTGCGCGGCTGCAGGGCGAGGACCAGGTCAAGATCACCTTCGCCGACGTCGCCGGTGTTGACGAGGCCAAGGAAGAGGTCAAGGAACTGGTCGAGTTCCTGCGTGACCCCGGCAAGTTCCAGCGCCTCGGCGGCCGCATTCCGCGCGGTGTACTCATGGTCGGCTCGCCCGGCACCGGCAAGACCCTGCTGGCCAAGGCGATCGCCGGCGAGGCCAAGGTGCCGTTCTTCACCATTTCCGGTTCCGACTTCGTCGAGATGTTCGTCGGTGTCGGCGCGAGCCGCGTACGCGACATGTTCGAGCAGGCCAAGAAGCACGCGCCCTGCATCATCTTCATCGACGAGATCGACGCGGTCGGCCGCCATCGCGGCGCCGGGCTTGGCGGCGGTCATGACGAGCGCGAGCAGACGCTGAACCAGTTGCTGGTCGAGATGGACGGCTTCGAGGGCAACGAGGGCATCATCGTGATCGCCGCGACCAACCGCCCCGACGTGCTCGATCCGGCGCTGCTGCGACCGGGTCGTTTCGATCGTCAGGTGGTGGTGAACTTGCCGGACGTGAAGGGGCGCGAGCAGATCGTCAAGGTGCACATGCGCAAGGTGCCGTTGGCCGACGACGTGAATCCGACGCAGATCGCGCGCGGCACGCCGGGCTTTTCCGGTGCCGATCTCGCCAACCTGGTGAACGAGGCAGCGTTGTTCGCCGCGCGCGAGAACGCCAAGAACGTGCGCATGGAGCACTTCGAGAAGGCCAAGGACAAGATCCTGATGGGCGCCGAACGCAAGTCCATGGTCATGAGCGAGCAGGAGAAGCGCAATACCGCGTACCACGAAGCCGGCCACGCCATCGTCGGCCGGCTGGTGCCCGACCATGACCCGGTCTACAAGGTCACCATCATCCCGCGCGGGCGCGCGCTGGGGCTGACCATGTACCTGCCCGAGGGCGACCGCTACAGTTACGACAAGGTCAACATCGAGAGCCGGCTGTGTTCGCTGTATGGCGGCCGCGTCGCCGAGGAGTTGATCTTCGGCAGCGAGCACGTCACCACCGGCGCCTCCAACGACATCGAACGCGCGACCAAGATGGCGCGCAACATGGTCACCAAATGGGGCTTGTCGACCGAGATGGGACCGATTGCCTACGCCGAGCAAGACGAGGAGGTGTTCCTCGGGCGCTCGGTAACGCAGACCAAGAACGTCTCCGACGACACCGCAGCCAAGATCGACGAAGTGGTGCGCAGCATCCTCGATCGCGCCTACCAGCGCACTACCGAGTTGCTGGCGGCCAACCTCGACAAGCTGCATGTGATGGCGGCGGCACTGCTCGAGTACGAGACCATCGACATCGAGCAGATCGACGCGATCATGGAAGGGCGCAAGCCCGGCCCGCCGCGCGACTGGGGCAAGAGCGACGACAGCACGCCCGACGTGCCCGCGCCCGGTCCGGTCGCAGGCACCCCGGCGCCGCAGGCCTGA